One Triticum dicoccoides isolate Atlit2015 ecotype Zavitan chromosome 5B, WEW_v2.0, whole genome shotgun sequence genomic window carries:
- the LOC119305227 gene encoding uncharacterized protein LOC119305227, whose translation MDSRVSKSPPSSPPPAAAQEDEGDAAAAVRVTSRLYLHRPGPGAGPLEKDAVLRRIRHRRRANRLRDTLRSLLVLQQQQPTAPEPEDAFTSP comes from the coding sequence ATGGACTCCAGGGTGTCCAAGAGCCCACCTTCGTCTCCGCCCCCGGCGGCGGCGCAAGAAGACGAgggggacgcggcggcggcggtgcgggtgacGAGCCGGCTGTACCTGCACAGGCCCGGGCCCGGCGCGGGGCCGCTGGAGAAGGACGCCGTGCTCCGCCGCATCCGCCACCGGAGGCGCGCCAACCGCCTCCGGGACACGCTGCGCTCCCTCCTCGTCCTGCAGCAACAGCAGCCCACCGCGCCGGAGCCGGAGGACGCGTTCACGTCTCCGTAG